In the Candidatus Cloacimonadota bacterium genome, one interval contains:
- a CDS encoding aminotransferase class I/II-fold pyridoxal phosphate-dependent enzyme, whose amino-acid sequence MKAIILAAGYGARMKPYTDTKPKALLEVAGQTIIGRMLNLLIARGISDICVVTGYCREQLEDYLRTSYPNLNLTFVFNEVFYRTNNIYSMHLALENFPLDDDVLLIESDLIFSVEVLDRILQSQHENVALVDRFKTGMDGTVVTVEDDLILNVIPPHLQGPGFDFSDKYKTLNIYKFSSKFLQTSFKKLLSFYATVYNDNCYYELILGILIYMRHEQIFACDVAGANWFEIDDPNDLRLAEIKFYESGFMEKMDEAFGGFWNIPIIDFAFIRNMYFPNDSIIADIKHNLPLLMQNYGSSQIILNEKLSHFLQIPFGFVCLLNGLSQIYPILKDLYGEKSVLIPEPTFGEYLRVFPNALKYKDEGLQTLTDIPIHLIELADVIIFVNPNNPTGSCIDSAEIIELARSEPTKTIIVDESFIEFSEQPSVQELLKLDELKNVIILKSLSKSLGIPGLRIGYIYSRDKETIYELNKRIPIWNTNSIAEYFLEIILKHRSELNASINSTIIDRNLFAQQLSELPFIEKVYPSKANFILVRLKIEQDQLIQLRSYLFSEWNIYIKDLSLKLNDGGSYIRLAVRLPHENLELINALQQSKFC is encoded by the coding sequence ATGAAAGCGATCATTCTTGCCGCCGGGTATGGCGCTCGAATGAAGCCATACACCGATACAAAGCCGAAAGCATTATTAGAAGTTGCCGGGCAAACAATTATTGGTAGAATGTTAAATCTCCTGATTGCCCGTGGTATTTCAGATATTTGTGTGGTAACAGGCTATTGCCGGGAGCAACTCGAGGATTATCTCAGAACCTCATATCCGAACTTAAATCTCACATTTGTTTTTAACGAAGTTTTTTATCGAACAAACAATATTTATTCCATGCATTTAGCGTTGGAAAATTTCCCTCTCGACGATGACGTCCTTCTTATTGAATCAGACCTGATTTTTTCTGTTGAAGTATTGGATCGCATTCTTCAAAGTCAACATGAAAACGTCGCGCTCGTCGATAGATTTAAAACCGGTATGGATGGAACGGTTGTGACTGTTGAAGATGATCTGATACTAAATGTAATTCCACCACATCTTCAAGGCCCAGGATTTGATTTCTCTGACAAGTATAAAACGCTCAACATTTATAAATTTTCATCAAAATTCTTACAGACTTCATTTAAAAAACTTCTATCTTTTTATGCAACTGTGTATAACGATAACTGTTATTATGAACTAATCCTGGGTATTCTTATTTACATGAGACATGAACAGATATTTGCGTGCGATGTCGCTGGGGCTAACTGGTTTGAAATAGATGACCCAAATGATCTGAGACTCGCAGAAATAAAATTCTATGAATCTGGATTCATGGAAAAAATGGATGAGGCTTTTGGGGGATTTTGGAATATCCCGATTATTGATTTTGCTTTCATCCGAAATATGTATTTTCCCAACGACTCAATTATTGCGGATATAAAGCACAATTTACCATTATTGATGCAGAATTATGGTTCAAGTCAAATAATACTCAATGAAAAACTTTCCCATTTCCTTCAGATTCCATTTGGTTTTGTCTGTTTGTTAAATGGTTTGTCTCAAATCTACCCGATTCTAAAGGATTTATATGGTGAGAAGTCAGTACTAATCCCCGAACCTACTTTTGGCGAGTATTTGCGGGTATTTCCAAATGCGCTGAAATACAAAGATGAAGGTTTACAGACACTTACTGATATCCCAATTCATTTGATAGAACTTGCTGATGTAATTATTTTTGTCAATCCAAATAATCCGACGGGGTCATGTATTGATAGCGCAGAAATAATTGAACTTGCCCGTTCAGAACCAACTAAAACAATCATTGTAGACGAGTCCTTTATTGAATTCTCTGAGCAGCCATCCGTGCAAGAGCTGCTCAAATTGGACGAATTAAAGAACGTCATCATTCTTAAGAGTCTGAGCAAATCGCTTGGTATTCCAGGCCTTCGTATTGGTTATATTTATAGCCGAGACAAAGAAACAATATATGAACTTAATAAAAGAATACCGATATGGAATACCAACTCTATAGCTGAATACTTTCTAGAGATTATTCTTAAACATCGTTCGGAATTGAATGCAAGTATCAATTCAACCATTATCGACCGAAATTTATTTGCTCAACAGCTATCGGAACTGCCATTTATTGAGAAGGTATACCCTTCAAAAGCAAATTTTATTCTTGTAAGGTTGAAGATTGAACAAGACCAGCTAATCCAATTAAGAAGCTATTTGTTTTCCGAGTGGAATATATATATAAAGGACCTTTCCTTGAAGTTAAACGACGGTGGCTCCTACATCAGATTAGCTGTGAGATTACCGCATGAAAATCTTGAACTAATCAATGCTTTACAGCAAAGTAAATTTTGCTAA
- a CDS encoding helix-turn-helix domain containing protein: MSEKELSRLQVMGMLEKQQVTQRMAADQLGISTRQIKRLWHAYQEQGAEGLIHKSRGKPSHNQFKVEIKQRVLDLILELYRDFGPTLASEKLREIHGIQISDESVRKLMLAEGLWKHRRKRKPRVFQMRERRACFGELVQIDGSDYDWFEGRSPRCTLLVFVDDATGKLVELFFVPHESFFGYCEAAKHYFERYG; encoded by the coding sequence ATGAGTGAAAAAGAATTGAGCAGGCTACAAGTAATGGGAATGCTAGAGAAGCAACAGGTCACGCAAAGGATGGCGGCAGACCAACTGGGCATAAGTACAAGACAAATCAAGCGATTATGGCATGCCTATCAGGAACAAGGAGCAGAGGGATTGATCCACAAAAGCCGTGGAAAGCCCAGCCATAATCAATTCAAAGTGGAGATAAAGCAACGAGTGCTCGATCTGATCTTAGAGCTGTATCGAGATTTTGGACCTACCCTGGCAAGCGAGAAACTGAGAGAAATTCATGGGATACAGATCTCGGACGAAAGTGTGCGGAAACTAATGCTGGCAGAGGGGTTGTGGAAACATCGACGTAAGCGAAAACCACGGGTATTTCAAATGCGAGAGAGGAGAGCATGTTTTGGTGAGTTAGTACAAATTGACGGATCAGATTACGATTGGTTCGAAGGACGCAGCCCGCGTTGTACCCTGTTGGTGTTTGTGGATGATGCCACAGGCAAACTGGTAGAGTTGTTTTTTGTACCGCATGAGAGCTTTTTCGGATATTGTGAGGCTGCTAAGCACTATTTTGAGAGATATGGCTAG
- a CDS encoding DegT/DnrJ/EryC1/StrS family aminotransferase, with protein MINVTKSFLPSLEEYESKLEQIWKSGWLTNEGQYETELTIKLSEWLSIPHIELVANGTLALQLAIKALNLTGEIITTPFSYVATPNAIVWEGCTPVFADIDEKTLCINPDLIEDAITEKTSAILATHVYGYPCAVDRIAQIAIRHNLKVIYDAAHCFGVKLNGESILKYGDISTLSFHATKLFHTAEGGALVCHDKALSDHVYLLKKFGHIGEDEYVEVGINAKMSELNAAMGLCVLPMVDEIIATRRQLSAWYDEIIADSQVSRPTMPQGLDYNYNYYPVLFSSNEQMMQTRQKLVEQDIMPRRYFYPPLNTLPYLQQAGYKPCPVSESVAMRVLCLPLYFELQKEEILRIANIVTGRSS; from the coding sequence ATGATTAATGTTACCAAGTCTTTTTTACCCTCATTAGAAGAATATGAATCGAAGCTTGAGCAGATCTGGAAGAGTGGATGGTTGACCAATGAGGGTCAATATGAAACTGAACTGACCATTAAATTATCTGAGTGGCTTAGTATTCCGCATATTGAACTGGTTGCTAACGGCACTCTAGCGCTTCAGCTTGCCATCAAAGCCTTGAATTTAACGGGGGAAATCATAACAACCCCTTTTTCATATGTTGCCACACCAAATGCAATCGTTTGGGAAGGCTGCACCCCAGTTTTTGCAGATATTGATGAGAAGACACTCTGCATCAATCCGGACCTAATCGAAGATGCCATCACAGAGAAAACTAGCGCCATCCTGGCAACTCACGTCTATGGATATCCTTGTGCTGTCGATAGAATCGCTCAGATTGCTATAAGACATAACCTCAAAGTGATTTATGATGCTGCGCATTGTTTTGGGGTGAAGCTGAACGGAGAATCTATTCTGAAATATGGTGATATCTCAACACTTAGCTTTCATGCCACTAAACTTTTTCATACAGCTGAGGGTGGGGCATTAGTATGTCATGATAAAGCTTTATCAGATCATGTTTATCTTCTAAAGAAATTTGGACATATCGGGGAAGATGAGTATGTAGAAGTAGGCATAAACGCAAAAATGTCCGAACTCAACGCGGCTATGGGTTTGTGTGTGTTACCAATGGTAGACGAAATTATCGCAACGCGACGACAACTCTCTGCTTGGTATGATGAAATCATCGCTGATAGCCAGGTGAGTCGCCCCACAATGCCTCAAGGCCTAGATTATAATTATAATTATTATCCTGTTTTATTCTCATCTAACGAACAAATGATGCAAACCAGGCAGAAGCTTGTTGAGCAAGATATAATGCCAAGACGTTATTTTTATCCCCCTCTCAATACGCTGCCTTATCTCCAACAGGCGGGGTATAAACCCTGTCCTGTTTCGGAAAGCGTAGCCATGCGCGTTTTATGCTTGCCGCTATATTTTGAATTACAGAAAGAAGAAATTTTGAGAATTGCAAACATCGTAACAGGAAGGTCATCGTGA
- a CDS encoding transposase family protein yields the protein MKVKKRRQRRPYAIRKPKDYTIREPGDLVQVDTLDVHPLDGCMVKHCTTRDVISRWDVVEAQHRATAGTAAEFLDTILARMPFREKAIQVDGGSEYRAGFEEGCQQLGLKLFVLPPHSPKLNGRVERAHRTHLEEFYAVIPKGAQIDKLNIDLYKWERIYNQVRPHQALDYLTPAEYINKYYPDVTSNKSHVY from the coding sequence GTGAAAGTAAAGAAACGGAGACAAAGGAGACCTTATGCCATACGAAAACCGAAGGATTACACAATAAGAGAACCGGGTGACCTAGTGCAGGTGGATACGCTGGATGTGCATCCGCTTGATGGGTGCATGGTCAAACACTGCACAACCAGAGATGTGATCAGCCGGTGGGATGTGGTGGAAGCACAACATCGTGCCACAGCAGGTACTGCGGCTGAATTCTTGGACACTATACTGGCACGTATGCCCTTTCGAGAAAAAGCCATCCAGGTGGATGGTGGGAGTGAATACCGAGCAGGTTTTGAAGAAGGTTGTCAGCAATTGGGGCTGAAGTTATTTGTTCTACCTCCCCACTCGCCCAAACTCAATGGGAGGGTGGAGCGTGCACATCGCACTCATCTGGAAGAATTCTATGCAGTGATACCAAAGGGTGCGCAGATAGATAAGTTGAATATCGACTTATACAAATGGGAGCGGATATACAACCAAGTCCGTCCACATCAGGCACTGGACTATCTGACACCTGCAGAGTATATTAACAAGTACTACCCTGATGTAACCTCGAATAAGTCTCATGTGTATTGA
- a CDS encoding class I SAM-dependent methyltransferase gives MEYKDRNMAWKEIWNKKGMDIELPPYLADGYDLLTIEKYEKMVSEVIRPLNLKGTEHILECGCGAGAFLLGVLKTHPKIKVAGIDYSPTLLKRARDQINGDFFEADVTDLKFLDVESYDISLSFGVIFYLSSEASALKHLLEMVRVTKYGGQIFIGEVPDASKKHEAENIRRVSHQGVKKISDQNLDHLYLEKGFFIQFANENSLDIKIIDHTKFELGDYQAAKYRYSVYLTKKAAKLI, from the coding sequence ATGGAATATAAAGATAGAAACATGGCCTGGAAAGAAATCTGGAATAAGAAAGGTATGGATATTGAATTACCACCTTATCTGGCAGATGGGTATGATCTATTGACCATCGAAAAATATGAAAAAATGGTTTCTGAAGTCATAAGACCGTTGAACCTGAAGGGTACCGAACATATTCTTGAATGTGGTTGTGGCGCAGGAGCATTTCTTCTTGGAGTCTTAAAGACACATCCGAAAATTAAAGTTGCAGGTATTGATTATTCTCCTACCCTGCTAAAACGAGCGAGGGATCAAATAAACGGTGATTTCTTTGAGGCAGATGTAACCGATCTTAAGTTCCTTGATGTTGAAAGTTATGATATATCTCTTTCATTTGGTGTGATTTTTTATCTTTCATCTGAAGCTTCTGCTTTGAAACATCTCTTGGAAATGGTTCGTGTCACCAAATATGGGGGACAAATCTTCATAGGAGAAGTACCGGATGCTTCGAAAAAACATGAGGCAGAAAATATACGCAGGGTAAGTCATCAAGGCGTAAAAAAAATATCTGATCAAAATTTGGATCATTTATACCTGGAGAAAGGTTTTTTTATTCAATTTGCCAATGAAAATTCACTGGATATCAAAATCATCGATCATACTAAATTTGAACTCGGAGATTACCAGGCTGCCAAATATCGATATTCTGTTTACCTAACAAAGAAAGCTGCAAAGCTCATATGA
- a CDS encoding WbqC family protein, producing MKVAIMQPYLFPYIGYWQLIQAVDTFVIYDDVNYIKRGWINRNFILENGCKKLFTLETHGASQNRFINQVSVGKNGENLIKTLTQNYRKAPYFKPVIQILSDLFHSDEKNLARFIISTIRSICSYLMIDTQLIISSEVFDNTSLKGADRIINICRQLGADVYVNAIGGKRLYNKSEFSDEGFQLYFIVSNPIVYAQFANGQFVSNLSIIDVMMFNSPERIQRFLQSYNLA from the coding sequence GTGAAAGTTGCCATTATGCAGCCTTATTTATTTCCATATATTGGATACTGGCAGTTGATACAAGCTGTAGACACGTTTGTCATTTACGATGATGTTAATTACATAAAGCGCGGCTGGATCAATCGAAATTTTATACTCGAAAATGGCTGCAAAAAATTATTTACGCTGGAAACCCATGGGGCTAGCCAAAACCGATTCATAAACCAAGTCTCTGTAGGCAAAAATGGCGAAAATTTGATTAAAACCCTGACCCAAAATTACCGAAAAGCTCCTTATTTTAAACCTGTCATTCAAATTCTTTCAGATTTATTCCACAGTGATGAAAAAAACCTGGCAAGGTTTATCATCTCCACTATCCGCAGCATCTGCTCGTATCTAATGATTGATACTCAATTGATCATTTCTAGCGAAGTTTTTGATAATACATCCCTCAAGGGCGCTGACAGAATAATCAATATTTGTAGACAATTAGGTGCAGACGTCTATGTTAATGCAATTGGTGGCAAGCGATTATACAATAAATCCGAATTTTCTGATGAAGGCTTCCAACTATATTTTATCGTATCAAATCCAATTGTTTACGCTCAATTTGCAAATGGGCAATTTGTTTCTAATCTTTCAATAATTGATGTTATGATGTTTAATTCCCCCGAGAGGATCCAACGGTTTCTGCAAAGTTATAATTTGGCCTGA
- a CDS encoding helix-turn-helix domain-containing protein — MQKLDLWKTLKTMKVSDQEISKLLRVSRATLYRWQKRMKEKGPKGLEEKKSQTASGTQPNMVGNRPVRSRDRIMRRIPGMGKGQDRSSTETPRSENVQLHSREDTGGFETTRGTA; from the coding sequence ATGCAGAAACTGGACCTGTGGAAAACATTGAAAACGATGAAGGTATCGGATCAAGAGATCAGCAAGTTATTGAGAGTATCCAGGGCGACGTTATACCGATGGCAGAAGCGGATGAAAGAAAAAGGTCCAAAGGGGCTGGAGGAAAAAAAGTCGCAGACCGCATCGGGTACGCAGCCCAATATGGTGGGGAACAGACCTGTCCGAAGCCGTGATAGAATTATGAGAAGAATACCCGGGATGGGGAAAGGACAAGATCGCAGTTCTACTGAAACGCCAAGGTCGGAAAACGTCCAGCTCCACAGTAGGGAGGATACTGGTGGATTTGAAACGACGCGGGGTACTGCATGA
- a CDS encoding transposase, with protein sequence MTDFGRAMQELGIRIICANTPQAKGRVERANKTLQDRLTKEMRLRGISTPEEANQWLPEFMQAYNQRFATQPRSGHDFHTPLSASDQLDWVLCRKVTRTLSKNLTFQYSKTIYQLQVKRPSYTMRNAKVTVIENAKGEVTVLYKNCSIPFEVYYQQEKQAQVVPAKSIDYELRTAAKNHKPAPDHPWCKSWPKKNAPDQGDILTLSN encoded by the coding sequence TTGACGGACTTTGGTAGGGCGATGCAAGAGCTGGGTATTCGCATCATCTGTGCCAATACACCACAAGCCAAAGGTCGGGTGGAACGCGCTAACAAAACCTTACAGGATCGTCTGACCAAAGAAATGCGCTTACGTGGAATATCTACCCCAGAAGAAGCCAATCAATGGCTGCCTGAGTTCATGCAGGCCTACAATCAGCGTTTTGCTACTCAACCCCGCAGTGGTCATGATTTTCACACTCCCTTATCAGCCTCAGATCAATTAGATTGGGTATTATGTCGCAAGGTTACTCGTACACTCTCTAAAAACCTGACCTTCCAATATTCTAAAACGATTTACCAGCTCCAGGTCAAGCGTCCTTCTTACACTATGCGGAATGCAAAAGTGACTGTCATTGAAAATGCCAAAGGTGAAGTTACAGTCCTGTACAAGAACTGTTCAATTCCTTTTGAGGTATATTATCAACAAGAGAAACAGGCTCAAGTTGTTCCCGCCAAGTCCATCGATTATGAACTGCGTACTGCCGCTAAGAACCACAAGCCAGCTCCCGATCACCCTTGGTGTAAATCCTGGCCTAAAAAGAATGCCCCTGATCAAGGTGACATTCTTACTTTGTCAAACTAG